The following proteins are encoded in a genomic region of Gammaproteobacteria bacterium:
- the asnB gene encoding asparagine synthase (glutamine-hydrolyzing), translated as MCGLVGFISSNRQNSVVESMLEVLRYRGPDDTGTLVEAVADSFVHLGQNRLSIQDVSKKGHQPFVSDCGNYILVFNGEVYNFKIIREELETLGQKFVSGSDTEVILYAYKHWGMDCLEKFIGMFAFAILDKIEQKTFLVRDRAGVKPLYYHVGESEFLFASELKSFHQHPGFVKRLNKEVLPYYFQFGYIPAPHTIFENTYKLLPGHYVEIDINDSEPIDFKVIKYWDVEEFYKKDKFTDNEEAILSNLEDLITDSVNLRMISDVPVGVFLSGGYDSTLVTALLAQNKQRKLHTFTIGFEDKKYNEAEHAKTIAKYFGTEHSELYISNQDLLDKVSDVPFHYDEPFADSSALPTMMVAELAKKDVTVALSADGGDEVFCGYSKYFMLQKFESVFASSLKKNTVNALMKVIPAKMVGAINSLLPKSKRFTNIEDKYAKFKRAMSAKSLSDMFCNASSYVNPQQVKQFLKIKPELFGTFDFEPELSFIDNMMLTDYRSFMVDDVLVKVDRACMSNSLEGREPLLDHRIIEFMAQVPNKLKYKNKQGKYLARQILYKHIPAEVVDKPKSGFQIPLVNWLKNELKPLVENHFQSDKLDADIFNTEELLKLKSRFYAGDNSLANVLWFVLMFQMWREQWDV; from the coding sequence ATGTGCGGTCTGGTCGGTTTTATAAGTAGCAATAGACAAAACTCGGTTGTCGAGTCGATGCTGGAGGTTTTGCGTTATCGAGGACCGGATGACACCGGAACTTTAGTCGAGGCTGTTGCTGATTCGTTTGTGCATTTGGGGCAAAACCGCTTGTCTATACAGGATGTTTCAAAGAAAGGGCATCAGCCGTTTGTTTCAGATTGCGGAAATTATATTCTGGTTTTTAACGGAGAGGTTTATAACTTCAAAATCATTAGAGAGGAACTGGAAACTCTGGGACAGAAGTTCGTCTCCGGTTCGGATACAGAAGTCATATTATATGCCTACAAGCATTGGGGCATGGATTGTCTGGAAAAGTTTATCGGAATGTTTGCTTTTGCAATTCTGGATAAGATTGAACAAAAAACATTTCTGGTTCGTGACCGTGCAGGTGTTAAACCGCTTTATTACCATGTTGGAGAATCTGAGTTTTTGTTTGCTTCAGAGCTAAAGTCATTTCATCAGCATCCGGGGTTTGTGAAGAGACTCAATAAAGAAGTACTGCCATACTATTTTCAATTTGGATATATCCCTGCTCCGCATACGATTTTTGAGAATACTTATAAATTGCTGCCGGGGCATTATGTTGAGATTGATATCAACGACTCTGAACCCATTGATTTTAAGGTTATAAAATACTGGGATGTGGAGGAATTTTATAAAAAGGATAAGTTTACTGACAACGAAGAAGCGATTCTCTCCAATCTGGAAGATTTGATTACTGATTCAGTCAATCTGAGAATGATTTCAGATGTTCCTGTCGGGGTTTTTCTCAGTGGTGGTTATGATTCGACCTTGGTCACGGCTTTGCTAGCTCAAAACAAACAAAGAAAATTACACACATTTACCATTGGCTTTGAAGATAAAAAATACAACGAAGCCGAACATGCCAAAACGATTGCGAAATATTTTGGAACGGAACATTCAGAATTGTATATCAGCAATCAAGATTTGCTGGATAAAGTCTCGGACGTGCCGTTTCACTATGATGAACCTTTTGCTGACAGCTCGGCGCTACCGACAATGATGGTTGCGGAGTTGGCAAAGAAAGATGTCACAGTGGCTTTGTCTGCCGATGGTGGAGATGAGGTTTTTTGCGGATATAGCAAATATTTTATGTTGCAAAAGTTTGAGTCGGTTTTTGCCAGTTCTTTGAAAAAAAATACTGTCAATGCTTTGATGAAAGTGATTCCTGCAAAAATGGTTGGTGCAATCAATTCTCTGCTACCCAAGAGCAAGCGTTTTACCAATATCGAGGATAAATATGCCAAATTCAAGCGCGCTATGAGTGCAAAATCTTTATCCGATATGTTTTGTAATGCTTCGTCCTACGTCAATCCACAACAAGTAAAACAATTTCTGAAAATCAAACCGGAACTGTTTGGAACGTTTGATTTTGAACCGGAATTGTCTTTTATAGACAACATGATGCTGACCGATTACAGATCATTTATGGTTGATGATGTTCTGGTCAAAGTGGATCGGGCGTGTATGAGCAACTCTCTGGAAGGTCGGGAACCGCTTTTGGATCACCGAATCATCGAGTTTATGGCACAGGTTCCGAACAAACTCAAATACAAAAACAAGCAGGGAAAATATCTGGCACGACAGATTTTGTACAAACACATTCCGGCAGAAGTTGTCGATAAACCCAAATCCGGCTTTCAGATTCCTCTGGTCAACTGGCTGAAAAATGAACTCAAACCATTGGTTGAAAACCATTTCCAGTCGGACAAACTGGATGCAGATATCTTCAATACTGAGGAATTATTAAAACTCAAATCCCGCTTTTACGCCGGAGACAATAGTTTGGCGAATGTGCTATGGTTTGTTTTGATGTTCCAGATGTGGCGGGAGCAATGGGATGTCTGA